One region of Mycolicibacterium insubricum genomic DNA includes:
- a CDS encoding crotonase/enoyl-CoA hydratase family protein translates to MTGVRVERNGPVTTVVMNRPGARNAVDRPTAEELHAAFAEFDADDDAAVAVLWGDGGTFCAGADLKAFGTPEMNRTEPHGPGPMGPTRMQLSKPVIAAVSGYAVAGGLELALWCDLRIAEEDATFGVFCRRWGVPLIDGGTVRLPRLIGHGRAMDLILTGRAVGAAEALDIGLVNRVVPPGQARAAAEEMAAELAALPQRCLRADRDAALAAWGLSEADALAAEFTSLARVADEPLTGARRFTERAV, encoded by the coding sequence ATGACCGGCGTCCGCGTCGAGCGCAACGGGCCGGTGACGACGGTCGTCATGAACCGGCCGGGTGCCCGCAACGCCGTCGACCGGCCGACCGCCGAGGAGCTGCACGCCGCGTTCGCCGAGTTCGACGCCGACGACGACGCCGCGGTCGCGGTGCTCTGGGGCGACGGAGGCACCTTCTGCGCTGGTGCCGACCTCAAGGCGTTCGGTACCCCCGAGATGAATCGCACCGAGCCGCACGGGCCCGGTCCGATGGGCCCCACCCGGATGCAGCTGTCCAAACCGGTGATCGCCGCGGTCAGCGGCTACGCCGTGGCCGGAGGGCTGGAGCTGGCGCTGTGGTGCGACCTGCGCATCGCCGAGGAAGACGCCACCTTCGGGGTGTTCTGCCGGCGCTGGGGAGTGCCGCTGATCGACGGCGGCACGGTCCGGTTGCCCCGGCTGATCGGGCACGGCCGGGCGATGGACCTGATCCTGACCGGCCGAGCCGTGGGTGCGGCCGAAGCCCTCGACATCGGCCTGGTCAACCGGGTGGTCCCGCCGGGGCAGGCCCGCGCCGCCGCCGAGGAAATGGCCGCCGAACTGGCCGCCCTGCCGCAGCGGTGCCTGCGCGCCGACCGAGATGCGGCGCTGGCCGCATGGGGGCTCAGCGAGGCCGACGCGCTGGCCGCCGAGTTCACCAGTCTGGCCAGGGTCGCCGACGAACCGCTGACCGGCGCGCGACGGTTCACCGAGCGCGCGGTTTAG
- a CDS encoding DUF3060 domain-containing protein translates to MRPVAHLLLAVALGLSVTGCGSDGGTSDGHGAPGDAISYAGVGTTMTVDCAEGRSLTVTGSNNTLTVTGRCANVDVPGNDNRVNAAAISGRIHATGINNTIRYDDGNPQVDAAAGNTVRRG, encoded by the coding sequence GTGCGACCCGTCGCGCACCTCCTGCTGGCGGTAGCCCTCGGACTGTCGGTGACCGGCTGCGGGTCGGACGGCGGCACCTCTGACGGGCACGGGGCGCCCGGCGACGCCATCTCCTATGCGGGCGTGGGAACCACGATGACCGTCGACTGCGCCGAGGGCAGGTCGCTGACGGTGACCGGCTCCAACAACACCTTGACGGTCACCGGCCGGTGCGCGAACGTCGACGTGCCGGGCAACGACAACCGGGTGAACGCGGCGGCGATCAGCGGGCGCATCCACGCGACCGGGATCAACAACACGATCCGCTACGACGACGGGAACCCGCAGGTCGATGCGGCCGCGGGCAACACCGTTCGGCGGGGCTAA
- a CDS encoding DUF2628 domain-containing protein: MTNPPIYSAELPEIWQRRFAFFDAYGQPNSSPEARAAFRALPFGTRMRLNSNFLAFLFGPIYFFVKGMWRKGLSLLAIGLAIGVLLSGVETSNGIVRALSLVDPLIAMLTANYAYYLHVVHHSVSWNPFEGMGRRKTDAPRFDPSA; encoded by the coding sequence ATGACGAACCCGCCCATCTATAGCGCCGAGCTCCCGGAAATCTGGCAGCGCCGCTTCGCGTTCTTCGACGCCTACGGTCAGCCGAACTCCTCGCCGGAGGCGCGTGCGGCGTTCCGGGCGTTGCCCTTCGGCACCAGGATGCGGCTCAATTCCAACTTCCTGGCGTTCCTGTTCGGGCCGATCTATTTCTTCGTCAAGGGGATGTGGCGCAAGGGCCTGTCCCTGCTGGCGATCGGGCTCGCCATCGGTGTCCTGCTCTCGGGCGTCGAGACCTCCAACGGGATCGTGCGCGCCCTGAGTCTGGTGGACCCGCTGATCGCCATGCTCACCGCCAACTACGCCTACTATCTGCACGTCGTACACCACAGCGTGTCCTGGAATCCCTTCGAGGGCATGGGCCGGCGGAAGACCGACGCGCCCCGCTTCGACCCGAGCGCATGA
- a CDS encoding PaaX family transcriptional regulator C-terminal domain-containing protein yields the protein MAEIAAVAQASRLSARSVVLSVLLGAHPASATAAELIRLTADFDIKDTALRVALTRMVAAGDLVRSADGYRLADRLLERQRRQDAALAPRLRDWDGRWLTLIVTRTGADARSRAELRRLLADNRFGELREGVWLRPDNIDADLDAEIAPWVRVLSAHDADPVGLAAALWDLPAWRDTGGELLAAMAQAADVPARFAVAAAIVRHLRTDPVLPADLLPDGWPGGGLRAAYRDFAGDFAAGARIAFMP from the coding sequence GTGGCTGAAATCGCGGCGGTCGCCCAGGCGTCGCGGCTCAGCGCGCGGTCGGTGGTGCTGTCGGTGCTCCTCGGCGCCCACCCCGCGTCGGCCACGGCGGCCGAACTGATCCGGCTCACCGCCGATTTCGACATCAAGGACACCGCGCTGCGGGTGGCGCTGACCCGGATGGTAGCCGCCGGGGATCTGGTCCGCTCGGCCGACGGCTACCGGCTCGCCGACCGGCTGCTGGAGCGCCAACGTCGCCAGGACGCCGCGCTGGCTCCCCGATTGCGGGACTGGGACGGCCGGTGGCTGACCCTGATCGTCACCCGGACCGGCGCCGACGCCCGCAGCCGCGCCGAGCTGCGCAGACTGCTGGCAGACAACCGATTCGGCGAACTGCGCGAGGGCGTGTGGCTGCGACCGGACAACATCGACGCCGACCTGGACGCCGAGATCGCCCCGTGGGTGCGCGTGCTCTCGGCCCACGACGCCGACCCGGTAGGGCTGGCGGCCGCGCTGTGGGATCTGCCCGCCTGGCGCGATACCGGTGGGGAACTGCTGGCGGCCATGGCGCAGGCCGCCGACGTGCCGGCCCGGTTCGCCGTCGCCGCGGCCATCGTGCGGCACCTGCGCACCGACCCGGTGCTGCCTGCGGACCTGCTGCCCGACGGCTGGCCCGGTGGTGGCCTGCGCGCCGCCTACCGGGACTTTGCCGGCGACTTCGCCGCCGGCGCCCGTATAGCCTTCATGCCATGA